From Penaeus chinensis breed Huanghai No. 1 chromosome 18, ASM1920278v2, whole genome shotgun sequence, one genomic window encodes:
- the LOC125034605 gene encoding phosphopantothenoylcysteine decarboxylase subunit VHS3-like: protein MSTHISSPHRPRPSDHTSLTPIDPDGKPADGTQIYSWYDDDDDGDEKDDEDADDEDADDEDADDEDADDEDADDEDADDEDANDADADDLFAEEEPYSRGRFDCSRLKLGTEPTLHRLIAEVTVILRARR, encoded by the exons atgTCTACGCACATATCCTCTCCCCACCGCCCACGCCCCTCCGACCACACGTCCCTCACGCCCATCGATCCAGACGGAAAACCAGCTGACGGGACGCAG ATATACTCGTGGT atgatgatgatgacgatggagatGAAAAGGACGACGAGGATGCTGACGACGAGGATGCTGACGACGAGGATGCTGACGACGAGGATGCTGACGACGAGGATGCTGACGACGAGGATGCTGACGACGAGGATGCTaacgatgctgatgctgatgac TTATTCGCAGAAGAGGAACCTTATTCACGAGGTCGTTTTGATTGTAGCCGTCTGAAGTTGGG CACAGAACCAACCCTACACCGCCTAATAGCAGAGGTGACGGTGATCCTCCGGGCCAGGCGCTGA